The Hymenobacter chitinivorans DSM 11115 genome contains a region encoding:
- a CDS encoding AAA family ATPase, which translates to MENTFEPESNSVEPIEPATAPETAAFVPRTNLSGLSRHAEAIRGELSKVIVGQHDLAELLLTAVLADGHVLLEGVPGVAKTLTAKLLARTLAVPFSRLQFTPDLMPSDVLGTAVFRPNTSEFEFRPGPIFASIVLIDEINRAPAKTQSALFEVMEERQITQDGTRYPMADPFVVLATQNPIEQEGTYRLPEAQLDRFLFKLHVGYPTQEEEVAILQGHHAGLGSTALEQVQAVLTAADLRELRQQVQRQHVEPQLLEYIARLVGQTRAHKSLYLGASPRASLALLNGAKALAALRGRDFVTPEDVQYLAPHVLRHRILLTPEREMEGQAADDVVKQIVQQIEVPR; encoded by the coding sequence ATGGAAAATACGTTTGAACCCGAATCCAATTCCGTTGAGCCAATTGAGCCGGCTACTGCGCCGGAAACTGCCGCCTTCGTACCTCGCACCAATTTAAGCGGCCTGAGCCGGCACGCCGAGGCCATCCGCGGGGAGCTGAGCAAGGTCATTGTGGGCCAGCACGATTTGGCCGAACTGCTGCTGACGGCCGTGCTGGCCGATGGCCACGTGCTGCTGGAAGGCGTGCCCGGCGTGGCCAAAACCCTCACGGCCAAATTGCTGGCCCGCACCCTGGCCGTGCCATTCAGCCGCCTGCAGTTCACCCCCGACCTGATGCCCTCCGATGTGCTGGGCACGGCCGTGTTCCGGCCCAACACCTCGGAATTTGAGTTTCGACCCGGCCCCATCTTCGCCAGCATCGTGCTGATTGATGAAATCAACCGGGCCCCGGCCAAAACCCAATCAGCCCTGTTTGAGGTGATGGAAGAGCGGCAAATAACGCAGGACGGCACCCGTTACCCCATGGCCGACCCGTTTGTGGTGCTGGCCACCCAAAACCCAATTGAGCAGGAAGGCACTTACCGCCTGCCCGAGGCCCAGCTCGACCGGTTTCTATTTAAGCTCCACGTGGGCTACCCCACCCAGGAGGAGGAAGTGGCTATTCTGCAGGGCCACCACGCCGGCCTGGGCAGCACCGCCCTGGAGCAAGTACAGGCCGTACTGACGGCCGCCGACCTGCGGGAGCTGCGCCAGCAGGTACAGCGCCAGCACGTGGAGCCCCAGCTGCTGGAATACATTGCCCGCCTCGTGGGCCAGACCCGGGCCCACAAAAGTCTGTACCTGGGAGCTTCGCCGCGGGCTTCCCTGGCCCTGCTCAACGGTGCCAAAGCCCTGGCCGCCCTGCGCGGCCGCGACTTCGTGACGCCGGAAGACGTGCAGTACCTGGCGCCCCACGTGCTGCGCCACCGCATCTTGCTCACGCCCGAGCGCGAAATGGAAGGCCAAGCGGCCGACGACGTGGTCAAGCAGATTGTCCAGCAGATTGAAGTGCCACGCTAG